From the Micromonospora echinospora genome, the window TACTGCTCCCACATCGGCTTGCCGAACCAGGCGGGGCAACCGCAGCAGCAGGCGATCGAGAGCAGGCTCATGATCAGCATGCGGGCCGGCCAGCGTCGTTTCTTGCGGGGCGGCGGCGGAGCGTACCCCTGTGGGGCCTGCCAATTGGGCGGCGGACCGACCGGGGGCGGCGTGGGATTTCGCCGCTGCGGTGGTGGGGCCGCCGGCCGCGCCGGCGGGGGTGCGGAGACCGGGCGTGGTGGTGCGGAGACCGGCGGTGGTGGTGCGGAGACCGGGCGGGCCGGTGCCGGTGGCGGTGCGGAGACCGGGCGGGCCTGCGGTGCCGGGACCGGTGGCGGGAAGGCCGGTGGCGACACCGGCCGGGCGACCGGCGGGGGGAAGGCCGGCGGCGACACGGGACGCGCCTGCGGGGGTGGCGGGACTGAGTGCGCCTGCGGGGGCGGCGACACCGGACGGGCCGGCGCGGGCGGTGACACCGGGTGTGCGGGCGGCGGGGAGACCGGCTGCCCGGAGACGGGCGCCACCGGTGGGGGCTGCGGGGTGACCGGCGGTGGGGCCCAGGCCGGGGCGGGCGGGTCCGGCGGCGTCCAGGCTGGGGAGTCCGTCGCGGCCGGGTACATCCGGGTGGGGGGCAGCGGCTCGTAACCCGCGTTCAGGTCCCAGCTGCCGGTGTCGACCCCGGCCCACGGGTCGACCGGTGCCAGGCTCTCCGGCGGGGTGGGCGGAGGCACGGGAGGCGGGGTCGGCTCGGCGGAGTGACCCCAACCGCGCTTCTTCGGCTTGGGCGGCGGCACCGCCGCCGACCCGCTCCACCGGGGCGCGGGCGGGACGGCGGGGGACGCGTCGAGTTTCGTCGGATCGGGGCCGGCGCGGTCGATGCGGGTGGCGTCGGGTCTGCCCTGCTCCGGCGCGGTCGGGTCGACGCGGACCGGGTCGATCCGGGTCGGGTCGGGCGCGGACGGCGCGGACTTCCGCTCGGCGGGGGCGGGGACCTTGGCGGCCCCGCGCGGTGGGGCTGTCCCGGACGCGGTGGAGGTGACCTCAGGGCGGGCCGTGTCCACGGCGGTCCGGTCCGCTCCCGCCGGGTTCTCCTCGGTCACGGGTTCGGCGGCCGGGCCGTCGGACGTCTGCTCGAGCGTCCGCTCGGCGGGGACGGCGGAGGGGTCGGGCTCGCCGGGAACCACCTGCTCCCGGGCCTCCGTCACGGACGGTGGTGGGGCCGGCGTGTTCCCGGCGGCCGGTCCTTCTGCTCCCGGCTGCGGTTCCGGCATCGCGGTAATCTCCTCTCGCGCCGTTGCGAGGTTAGTACCGGTACGCCAACCGGGGCCATTCGCGCCCCCCGTACCCCGATGTCCCGCCGCGTCACGACGTGCGGCGGTGTCGACCGGCAGAGCGGGCCGCGGTGACCGACCGCTCCCGTGTCGTCCTTTCGGCTCGGTCCACCCGGTCCGGCGGACCCGGATCGGCGGGCGCGTACCCTTGGGCGTCATGAGCGTCCCGTCCACCACGCCGCGCCCCGCCGTGGCGAACTCTGGCGACGGCTCCAGCTCGGCGCGTCCGACGCCGCGCCGCGACCTGGAGCCGTCGGTCTGGCCCCGGCTGGAGCCGTTGCTGCCCCAGGTGACCAAACCCATCCAGTACGTCGGTGGTGAGTTGGGGGCGGTGGTCAAGGACTGGGACGCCGCGACGGTCCGCTGGGCCCTGATGTACCCCGACGCGTACGAGGTGGGCCTGCCCAACCAGGGCGTGCAGATCCTCTACGAGGTGCTCAACGAGCTGCCCGACGTGCTCGCCGAGCGGACGTACGCGGTCTGGCCGGACCTGGAGCGGCTGATGCGGGCGCAGGGCGTCCCGCAGTTCACCGTCGACGCGCACCGCTCGGTGCGCGACTTCGACGTGTTCGGCGTCTCGTTCTCCACCGAGCTGGGCTACACCAACCTGCTCAACGCGATCGACCTGGCCGGTATCCCGCTGCTCGCCGCCGACCGGACCGACGCCGACCCGGTGATCGTGGCCGGCGGGCACGCGGCGTTCAACCCGGAGCCGATCGCCGACTTCGTCGACGCCGCCGTGCTCGGTGACGGCGAGGAGGCGGTCCTGGAGATCACCACGATCGTCCGGGAGTGGAAGGCCGAGGGCTCGCCCGGCGGGCGGGACGAGCTGCTGCTCCGGCTGGCCCGCACCGAGAGCGTCTACGTGCCGCGCTTCTACGACGTGGACTACCTCCCGGACGGCCGGATCCAGCGGGTCGTGCCGAACCGGGCGGACGTGCCGTTCCGGGTGCACAAGCGCACGACGATGGACCTGGACGCCTGGCCGTACCCGAAGAAGCCGCTGGTGCCGCTCGCCGAGACGGTGCACGAGCGGTACGCGGTGGAGATCTTCCGGGGTTGCACCCGGGGCTGCCGGTTCTGCCAGGCCGGCATGATCACCCGCCCGGTCCGGGAACGGTCGATCACCACGGTCGGGCAGATGGTGCAGCAGGGGCTGGAGTTCTCCGGCTTCCACGAGGTGGGCCTGCTGTCGCTCTCCTCGGCCGACCACTCCGAGATCGGCGACATGTGCTCCGGCCTCGCCCAGCAGTACGAGGGCACGAACGTGTCGCTCTCGCTGCCGTCGACCCGGGTGGACGCGTTCAACATTGACCTGGCCCAGGAGCTGTCCCGCAACGGCCGACGGACCGGCCTGACCTTCGCCCCCGAGGGCGGGTCGGAGCGGATCCGGCGGGTCATCAACAAGATGGTCTCCAAGGAAGACCTGATCCGCACCGTGGTCACCGCGTACACCAACGGCTGGCGGCAGGTGAAGCTGTACTTCATGTGCGGCCTGCCCACCGAGGGCGACGACGACGTGCTCGAGATCGCGGACATGGCGCACGAGGTGATCCGGGCCGGCCGGGCGGCGACCGGTTCGAAGGACATCCGCTGCACGGTCTCCATCGGCGGGTTCGTGCCGAAGCCGCACACCCCGTTCCAGTGGGCGCCGATGGAGCGCCCGGAGGTCATCGACGGCCGGCTCAAGCTGCTCAAGCAGGCGATCAACGCGGACCGCTCGCTGGGCCGGGCGATCGGTTTCCGGTACCACGACGGCGAGCCGTCGCTGATCGAGGGCCTGCTCAGCCGGGGTGACCGGCGGGTCGGCGCGGTCATCCGGCGGGTCTGGGAGAACGGCGGCCGCTTCGACGGCTGGAGCGAGCACTTCTCCTACCAGCGCTGGGTGGACGCCGCCGCCGAGGTGCTGCCGACCTTCGGCGTCGACCTGGACTGGTACACCACCCGGGAGCGCGAGGAGCTGGAGGTCCTGCCCTGGGACCACCTCGACTCCGGCCTGGACAAGGACTGGCTCTGGCAGGACTGGCAGGACGCGCTCAGCGAGTACGAGCAGGACGACTGCCGGTGGACGCCCTGCTTCGACTGCGGCGTCTGCCCGTCCATGGACACCGAGATCCAGATCGGCCCGACCGGGCGCAAACTGCTCCCGCTCACCCCGATCACCGGTGACGGCCTGCGGGTACCCTCCCCGGCCGCCCAGTAGCGACCTCCCGGCGCGCTCGTCGTGCGCCGGGACCGGACTGGGCTGATCATGGAGTTGTCGTCACGGTGCGTGTCATCGACAATGACTGGCGTGATCGATGGGTACTGACATTCCGAGGAGCACGACGATCAACAAGAAACCACAGCCGGAGGGCGGGCAGGCGCCGGTCGTCCAGCGCGTCCGCATCCGGTACGCCAAGCGGGGACCGCTGCGGTTCACCTCGCACCGGGACTTCGCGCGGGCCTTCGAGCGGGCGCTGCGACGGGCCGGGGTGCCGATCGCCTTCTCCCAGGGCTTCACCCCACACCCGAAGATCTCGTACGCCAGCGCCGCCCCGACCGGCGTGGCCAGCGAGGCGGAATACCTGGAGATTGGCCTGCGCGCCCCGGTCGACCCGGGCGAGCTGCGTACCGCGCTGGACGCCGCGCTCTCACCCGGCCTCGACGTGCTCGACGCGGTGGTGGCCGGCGGCGGGAGCCTCGCCGACCGGATCGAGGCGTCCCACTGGTGGATCGAGCTGCCCGGGGTCGATCCGGTCACGCTGCACCGGGCGGTCGACGCCTTCACCGCCGCCGAGGAGGTGCTGGTCGAGCGGATGACGAAACAGGGACGGCGTACGTTCGACGCCCGCGCCGCGGTGCTCCGGATCGGGGTCCGCGAGCCGGCGGAGACGCCTTCCGAGGTCACCGGCGTGCCGTGTGCGATACTCGAACTGGTCGTTCGGCAGGTCACCCCGTCCGTTCGACCCGATGACGTCCTTTCCGGCCTCCGCGTGGTGGCCGACCTGGAGCCGCCGGTGTCGCCACGGGTGACCCGGCTGGCGCAGGGCACGTTGACCGCGCAGGGCGCGATCGCGGATCCGTTGGAGGCGGACCGCGACAGGGCAACCATCGTTGAGCGCTGACCGGACATCCGGTCGGTTCTCAGGCA encodes:
- a CDS encoding TIGR03960 family B12-binding radical SAM protein, with the translated sequence MSVPSTTPRPAVANSGDGSSSARPTPRRDLEPSVWPRLEPLLPQVTKPIQYVGGELGAVVKDWDAATVRWALMYPDAYEVGLPNQGVQILYEVLNELPDVLAERTYAVWPDLERLMRAQGVPQFTVDAHRSVRDFDVFGVSFSTELGYTNLLNAIDLAGIPLLAADRTDADPVIVAGGHAAFNPEPIADFVDAAVLGDGEEAVLEITTIVREWKAEGSPGGRDELLLRLARTESVYVPRFYDVDYLPDGRIQRVVPNRADVPFRVHKRTTMDLDAWPYPKKPLVPLAETVHERYAVEIFRGCTRGCRFCQAGMITRPVRERSITTVGQMVQQGLEFSGFHEVGLLSLSSADHSEIGDMCSGLAQQYEGTNVSLSLPSTRVDAFNIDLAQELSRNGRRTGLTFAPEGGSERIRRVINKMVSKEDLIRTVVTAYTNGWRQVKLYFMCGLPTEGDDDVLEIADMAHEVIRAGRAATGSKDIRCTVSIGGFVPKPHTPFQWAPMERPEVIDGRLKLLKQAINADRSLGRAIGFRYHDGEPSLIEGLLSRGDRRVGAVIRRVWENGGRFDGWSEHFSYQRWVDAAAEVLPTFGVDLDWYTTREREELEVLPWDHLDSGLDKDWLWQDWQDALSEYEQDDCRWTPCFDCGVCPSMDTEIQIGPTGRKLLPLTPITGDGLRVPSPAAQ
- a CDS encoding TIGR03936 family radical SAM-associated protein — its product is MGTDIPRSTTINKKPQPEGGQAPVVQRVRIRYAKRGPLRFTSHRDFARAFERALRRAGVPIAFSQGFTPHPKISYASAAPTGVASEAEYLEIGLRAPVDPGELRTALDAALSPGLDVLDAVVAGGGSLADRIEASHWWIELPGVDPVTLHRAVDAFTAAEEVLVERMTKQGRRTFDARAAVLRIGVREPAETPSEVTGVPCAILELVVRQVTPSVRPDDVLSGLRVVADLEPPVSPRVTRLAQGTLTAQGAIADPLEADRDRATIVER